A genome region from Anopheles stephensi strain Indian chromosome 2, UCI_ANSTEP_V1.0, whole genome shotgun sequence includes the following:
- the LOC118502848 gene encoding uncharacterized protein LOC118502848 has translation MRTKFPCDDNPHAQHDRLLAVWKTCEKIRPLLEPVAEKLRLQFQHEDACHSGTIPVCAFANILFCQLGDTLSKVEVCEMAEYFSATAGRTSYDQFCDVLFGEVKPDGWTNSPDRLSVYEHRKLALILMSIAKALRFREQVLTPYFEDYSLATGGSGAFCTFRYATRVLYFLGVTLAKPDTELLAKRFSTDGHNFHYKTFIDEIDQLFRYLDAHDGALDRERDDAAVPPKVIHTQLPQVDRSDIGSASMADLIGKRVAFHPCLEPPRKDYGPEELLLRIQRHVWNSSINMKEFFQQYDQLRCGWVAKSVFIRCLDAIGLSALDRLPLSEREIKMLCERYADRKDTCKIQWTTFVDEINRVFTERHLDKGTFKPIESPPQPVKNLPNAGRQQLALEVLTEAQRLVARIKDKVTCQRLLIEPTFKDFDTHRNGHVSCSQAREVFSICAIHLTEQESYLLDRLYEDAKGFDYDQFLKDIEVIAPPTAGGMQAYRKVIESINKDPVGQQEPMPWEKDIVRVLAKVKAQAVKRRIRLVDFMQGFDPLNHHRISAVQFCRGLATASVQLSPNEMQLLCEYFRTPTCQTVDYKRFCDTIAEVDYQPYLERAPLLVPCSHFPADEQPVNFLNFNERTIISKVLQKLARHADIVSNLGALLKDFDAQNVGHVGRNKFLRALATRDLHTRISSREFEAICKYFAVEVGYRQEVNYRAFLEALDYLYTNREVHPF, from the exons ATGAGAACCAAATTTCCCTGCGACGATAATCCACACGCACAG CACGATCGTCTGTTGGCGGTTTGGAAGACGTGCGAAAAAATACGACCTCTGCTCGAACCTGTCGCCGAAAAACTGCGCCTTCAGTTCCAGCACGAGGATGCGTGCCACTCCGGAACCATACcggtgtgtgcgtttgctAACATACTCTTCTGCCAGCTGGGCGATACGCTCAGCAAGGTGGAAGTGTGTGAAATGGCGGAATATTTCAGCGCTACGGCCGGGCGTACGTCGTACGATCAATTTTGTGATGTGCTGTTTGGTGAAGTCAAGCCGGACGGATGGACAAACTCGCCCGATCGTCTGTCCGTGTACGAGCATCGCAAGCTAGCCCTGATCCTGATGTCGATAGCCAAAGCATTGCGCTTCCGGGAACAGGTGCTCACGCCTTACTTTGAGGACTATTCACTGGCGACTGGCGGTTCGGGTGCGTTCTGCACGTTCCGGTACGCCACCCGTGTGCTCTATTTCCTAGGCGTAACGCTTGCGAAGCCCGATACCGAGCTGCTTGCCAAACGGTTCTCTACCGACGGTCACAACTTCCACTACAAGACATTCATCGACGAAATTGATCAACTGTTTCGGTACTTGGATGCGCACGATGGTGCACTCGATCGGGAAAGGGACGATGCGGCCGTTCCTCCCAAAGTAATACACACCCAACTGCCCCAAGTGGATCGTTCCGATATTGGATCCGCATCGATGGCTGACCTGATCGGCAAGCGCGTTGCGTTCCATCCCTGTTTGGAACCACCTCGCAAGGACTATGGTCCGGAAGAGCTACTGTTGCGTATACAGCGCCACGTATGGAACAGCTCTATCAACATGAAAGAGTTTTTCCAACAGTACGACCAACTACGATGTGGTTGGGTGGCTAAAAGTGTATTCATTCGCTGCCTGGATGCGATCGGACTTTCGGCCCTTGATCGGTTGCCATTAagtgagagagaaatcaaaatgCTCTGTGAGCGTTACGCCGACCGGAAAGATACTTGCAAAATTCAGTGGACAACGTTTGTGGATGAAATTAATCGTGTGTTTACCGAACGCCATCTCGATAAAGGGACCTTCAAACCGATCGAAAGCCCACCTCAACCGGTGAAGAACCTACCAAACGCCGGGAGACAACAGCTTGCGCTGGAAGTGCTCACCGAAGCGCAGCGGCTTGTTGCACGGATAAAGGATAAAGTTACCTGCCAACGACTGTTGATCGAGCCGACGTTTAAAGATTTCGATACACATCGTAATGGGCACGTTAGCTGCAGCCAGGCTCGGGAAGTATTTTCGATTTGCGCAATACATCTGACGGAGCAGGAATCGTATTTGCTCGATAGGTTGTACGAAGACGCAAAGGGATTTGATTACGATCAGTTTCTGAAAGACATCGAAGTGATTGCACCTCCCACAGCGGGGGGTATGCAGGCGTACCGGAAAGTGATCGAGAGTATCAACAAGGACCCGGTGGGTCAGCAGGAACCGATGCCTTGGGAAAAAGATATCGTACGGGTGTTGGCAAAAGTGAAGGCACAAGCTGTAAAGCGTCGGATACGATTGGTTGACTTTATGCAAGGATTTGATCCGCTAAACCACCACCGTATCAGCGCTGTGCAGTTTTGTAGAGGACTTGCAACGGCCAGTGTTCAGCTGAGTCCGAACGAGATGCAACTGCTATGTGAATATTTCCGCACGCCTACCTGCCAGACGGTGGACTATAAACGGTTTTGTGACACGATTGCGGAAGTTGACTATCAACCGTACCTCGAGCGGGCACCGCTGTTGGTGCCGTGTAGCCATTTCCCGGCCGACGAACAGCCGGTGAATTTCTTAAACTTTAACGAGCGTACCATCATTTCCAAGGTGCTACAGAAGCTGGCCCGGCATGCGGATATTGTGTCAAATTTGGGTGCGCTGTTGAAGGATTTCGATGCACAAAACGTTGGCCACGTGGGACGGAACAAATTTCTGCGAGCGCTAGCGACACGTGATTTGCATACGCGCATCTCGAGCCGTGAGTTCGAAGCgatttgtaaatattttgcgGTCGAAGTTG GATATCGGCAGGAAGTAAACTACCGTGCGTTCCTGGAAGCATTGGATTATTTGTACACGAATCGAGAAGTTCATCCGTTTTAA